In Paenibacillus ihbetae, the following are encoded in one genomic region:
- a CDS encoding TIGR03943 family putative permease subunit, giving the protein MNRSSAVTRVHYAMRALLLAALAIYIMHLNESNLLEYYLAPQMQKLLLLCPVPLLFIAFGMVYHAVMGDAGDVCDCEHPHPRGVVRNMTVYGLFALPLFFGLLVPDQPLASSMAAKKGMVYTYPNPDVRTGSGSEDVPEDTGTADGVGKPNPAGNENAPVDLFAPKDKYSVEFAELAKRLYALPSVTVRPEIFSETVGAIEMYKPVFAGKPISVQGFVFRDDSMDKNMFAVSRFLLMCCTADAVPFGILVSGEQASRFENDAWVSIEGTVQTVKIGGEERLLIQAESIETIEEPASPYIFTNPDSVAAFDELYPAAQP; this is encoded by the coding sequence ATGAACCGTTCATCGGCGGTCACGCGGGTCCATTATGCCATGCGTGCGCTGCTATTGGCTGCTCTTGCTATTTATATCATGCACTTGAATGAATCGAATCTGCTTGAATACTACCTGGCTCCGCAGATGCAGAAACTTCTGCTGCTCTGTCCGGTTCCGCTTCTGTTCATCGCCTTCGGCATGGTATACCATGCCGTCATGGGCGACGCCGGCGACGTATGCGATTGCGAGCACCCTCATCCCCGGGGCGTGGTCCGAAATATGACGGTATATGGTTTGTTCGCCCTGCCTTTGTTCTTCGGTCTGCTGGTGCCCGATCAGCCTCTCGCGAGCAGCATGGCTGCCAAGAAGGGCATGGTGTACACCTATCCGAATCCGGATGTCCGGACCGGCTCCGGTTCGGAAGACGTACCCGAAGATACCGGTACCGCTGATGGCGTCGGCAAACCCAACCCCGCCGGTAATGAAAATGCTCCTGTCGATCTCTTCGCACCCAAGGATAAGTATAGCGTCGAATTTGCGGAGCTGGCCAAGCGGCTGTACGCCTTGCCCTCCGTCACGGTAAGGCCCGAAATATTTTCCGAAACGGTCGGCGCGATCGAGATGTATAAGCCTGTCTTTGCCGGCAAGCCTATCTCGGTCCAAGGCTTTGTCTTCAGGGATGACAGCATGGATAAGAACATGTTTGCCGTCAGCCGGTTCTTGCTGATGTGCTGCACGGCCGATGCCGTTCCGTTCGGCATTCTCGTGAGCGGAGAGCAGGCATCCCGTTTCGAGAATGATGCCTGGGTATCGATTGAAGGCACGGTCCAAACCGTGAAGATCGGAGGCGAGGAGCGCCTGCTGATTCAAGCCGAATCGATCGAGACGATTGAAGAGCCGGCTTCGCCGTACATTTTTACCAATCCGGACTCTGTAGCAGCGTTTGATGAGCTGTATCCGGCAGCCCAACCCTAA
- a CDS encoding permease encodes MKIPALFKWLPFFLPLLFLFPALMTMPRSGLALLGSTEVQQLKTVFIGIFLEALPFVLLGVLISSLLQIFVKEEWVRRLMPKHPVPGVLFASLLGMILPVCECGMIPVVRRLMLKGMPAYVGITFLLSGPILNPVVLAATMMAFRSHPEITIGRMGLAFMIAVTIGLLVFAFVKNNPLKRSFQDFTAGSEAAGSRPSHAHSKTWRSLFVHAGDEMVDMGKYLVLGAFVTACIQAFIPREELLSLANGPLSSYLFMMGLAFVLSLCSTSDAFVASAFTHTFTVGPLVSFLVLGPMLDFKTLLMLSAAFKTKFVIGLSIVIVMLVFVGSLIVNIFLGG; translated from the coding sequence ATGAAAATTCCGGCTTTATTCAAATGGCTGCCGTTCTTTCTTCCGCTGCTCTTTCTGTTCCCGGCTCTCATGACGATGCCTAGGAGCGGGCTCGCCCTGCTGGGCAGTACCGAAGTGCAGCAGCTCAAAACCGTATTCATCGGCATTTTCCTTGAGGCCCTGCCGTTCGTGCTGCTCGGGGTGTTGATTTCTTCGCTGCTGCAAATCTTTGTCAAGGAAGAATGGGTTCGCCGACTAATGCCGAAGCATCCGGTGCCCGGCGTCTTGTTCGCCTCCCTGCTCGGGATGATCCTTCCGGTCTGCGAATGCGGCATGATTCCTGTCGTGCGCCGGCTCATGTTAAAAGGCATGCCGGCTTATGTCGGGATCACCTTTCTTCTTAGCGGCCCGATCCTGAATCCGGTGGTGCTTGCCGCGACGATGATGGCATTCCGTTCGCATCCCGAGATCACGATCGGACGAATGGGACTGGCCTTCATGATTGCCGTCACGATTGGGTTGCTCGTATTTGCTTTCGTGAAGAATAACCCGCTTAAGCGCTCCTTCCAAGATTTCACGGCCGGGTCCGAAGCCGCCGGAAGCCGGCCATCCCACGCACACAGCAAAACTTGGCGTAGCCTTTTTGTTCATGCCGGCGACGAAATGGTGGATATGGGCAAATATTTGGTGCTCGGAGCCTTCGTTACGGCCTGCATTCAAGCGTTTATTCCGCGGGAGGAGCTGCTTTCGCTTGCGAACGGTCCGCTGTCCTCCTATCTGTTCATGATGGGACTGGCATTTGTCCTCTCGCTCTGCTCAACGTCGGATGCATTCGTCGCGTCGGCTTTTACGCATACCTTTACCGTGGGCCCTCTCGTGTCCTTTCTCGTGCTTGGCCCGATGCTCGATTTCAAAACGCTGCTCATGCTATCCGCCGCATTTAAGACGAAATTCGTCATCGGACTAAGCATTGTCATCGTCATGCTCGTATTTGTCGGTTCCCTGATCGTGAATATTTTCCTTGGCGGATAA
- a CDS encoding bifunctional 5,10-methylenetetrahydrofolate dehydrogenase/5,10-methenyltetrahydrofolate cyclohydrolase, giving the protein MSTETLILDGKAVSDDLKAKLAVKVEQLKAKGVTPCLATILVGDDPASATYVRMKGNACRRLGIESRKIELKASTTTEELIAAIRELNEDSAVHGILLQHPVPHHIDERAAFDAIAIEKDVDGVTTLGFSQNAFGFADYPSCTPAAIIAIMDYYKLPIEGKHAVVIGRSPILGKPVSMMLLNRNATVTICHSKTNHLGDIVAQGDIVVAAVGKPKFIQGEWIKPGAVVLDAGYNEGNIGDVDYEACAERASAITPVPAGVGPVTIATLLKHTVEAAERTLKS; this is encoded by the coding sequence ATGAGTACAGAAACGTTGATTTTGGATGGAAAAGCGGTATCGGATGATCTTAAGGCCAAGCTGGCCGTTAAGGTCGAGCAGCTCAAAGCCAAGGGAGTTACTCCTTGCTTGGCGACGATCCTCGTCGGGGATGATCCGGCCTCGGCAACCTATGTGCGAATGAAGGGCAATGCGTGCCGGCGACTGGGAATCGAATCCCGGAAAATCGAGCTGAAGGCGTCGACGACGACCGAGGAGCTCATTGCGGCCATTCGCGAGCTGAATGAGGATTCCGCGGTGCACGGCATTCTGCTCCAGCATCCGGTTCCGCATCATATTGATGAAAGAGCGGCATTCGATGCGATCGCGATCGAAAAGGATGTGGACGGCGTGACCACGCTCGGCTTTTCGCAAAATGCGTTCGGGTTCGCGGACTATCCGTCCTGCACCCCGGCAGCGATTATCGCGATTATGGATTATTACAAGCTTCCAATCGAAGGCAAGCATGCCGTGGTTATCGGCCGGAGCCCGATCCTCGGCAAGCCGGTCTCGATGATGCTGCTAAACCGCAACGCTACAGTGACGATCTGCCACTCCAAAACGAACCATCTAGGCGACATCGTCGCGCAAGGTGATATTGTCGTTGCTGCGGTCGGCAAGCCCAAGTTCATTCAAGGCGAGTGGATCAAGCCGGGCGCTGTGGTGCTTGACGCCGGCTATAACGAAGGCAATATCGGAGATGTCGATTATGAGGCTTGTGCGGAGCGCGCGTCCGCGATCACGCCGGTTCCGGCAGGCGTCGGGCCGGTAACAATTGCCACGCTGCTGAAGCATACGGTTGAGGCGGCCGAAAGAACACTGAAGTCCTAA
- a CDS encoding Cof-type HAD-IIB family hydrolase encodes MNKKLIFFDIDGTLLDHDKRVPESTLESIQQLKDNGHEVAIATGRAPYHFQDIRELLGIDSYVSLNGQYVVHEGKPIYGNPLPPEQLQQLTELAVQLDHPIIYAGSDAMKMNVTHHKFIDSSWGELKLTIPEYDPEYYLGRDIYQAIVFCTEEEEGAYRSGFEGRLDLVRWGPYGTDVLPAGGSKAEGIRQFIQALGMEIADTIAFGDYLNDLEMLSYVGHGVAMGNAPDIVKRAARHVTKDVSEDGIRHGLQMLGLLDPKPQVMA; translated from the coding sequence ATGAATAAAAAATTGATCTTCTTTGACATCGACGGAACGCTGCTCGATCATGACAAGCGAGTCCCGGAGTCGACACTGGAATCCATTCAGCAATTAAAAGACAACGGGCATGAAGTCGCGATCGCGACTGGTCGCGCTCCCTATCATTTCCAGGACATCCGCGAGCTGCTCGGCATTGATTCCTATGTGTCCCTGAACGGGCAATACGTCGTTCACGAGGGCAAGCCGATATACGGGAACCCGCTGCCTCCGGAGCAGTTGCAGCAGCTCACCGAGCTGGCGGTGCAGCTGGATCATCCGATCATTTATGCGGGAAGCGATGCGATGAAAATGAACGTGACTCACCACAAGTTCATCGATTCCAGCTGGGGCGAGCTGAAGCTGACCATTCCGGAATACGATCCCGAATATTATCTCGGGCGGGATATTTACCAGGCTATTGTGTTTTGTACCGAGGAGGAAGAGGGGGCCTATCGGTCCGGATTTGAAGGAAGACTCGATCTAGTCCGCTGGGGTCCGTACGGCACGGATGTGCTTCCGGCCGGCGGCTCCAAAGCCGAAGGCATCCGGCAGTTTATCCAGGCGCTGGGCATGGAGATTGCCGATACCATCGCCTTTGGCGATTATTTGAATGATCTGGAGATGCTGTCGTATGTCGGCCATGGCGTAGCCATGGGGAACGCGCCTGACATCGTCAAGCGCGCGGCCCGGCATGTTACCAAGGACGTAAGCGAGGACGGCATCCGGCACGGGCTTCAGATGCTGGGCCTGCTGGATCCAAAGCCGCAGGTGATGGCGTAA
- a CDS encoding cache domain-containing sensor histidine kinase: MKFFKKLSIRIQVMMIGLIIVAMVPFIVLNAYKQSSELIIDQNTQYNKELIAIMKQRISSNYSEISELMVNLGYDATVQNFLAERDDLKIYELAKKVESVMGVIKNTNPDILDISVVSNTGKVVSLKGTITDVYDTENIPEQDGAVHYAGFRKGSPTLDRDKFLFSMNIFSLGNRIPYGDNAGFMMIGLDVRSINKEIEKYPRLAGTNFYLFDNRDLVYSNSSQDEHLIQLINGPLFNKDQDHMVLETNAGARYIVQSHVLPEIGGKIVTATPISLLTKGLQPLKTKSYILVVFMLLIISIPYSILMMNLLKPLSKLMTFMKQLKTGNLNVLHSKVRLEGYAEIEMISNEFNTMLQRINGLTNQLVQSDTQLYQSELEKQRLQYAFLQSQINPHFLSNTLDTMKGIAISQGSRETYEMAGALSRMLRYSIKGGDEVSLGEELQIVNAYITIYQIRFSGRFTYGLVCPEEFLPLLIPKMIIQPIVENALTHGLETLGEGGAVHIHVHTNDNGDLVVMVKDNGIGMSSERLEQLNHLLHTEGKDSILNGHIGVANVHHRIQFKYGSAYGLRLKSETGKGTEVTLIFPCILPNGTSANK, translated from the coding sequence ATGAAGTTCTTCAAGAAGCTCTCTATCCGAATTCAGGTGATGATGATTGGATTGATCATCGTTGCGATGGTTCCCTTTATTGTCTTGAATGCGTACAAGCAATCAAGTGAATTAATTATCGATCAGAACACTCAGTATAACAAAGAGCTTATCGCGATCATGAAGCAGCGGATCTCCTCCAACTACTCGGAGATTTCGGAGCTCATGGTCAATCTGGGGTATGATGCCACGGTTCAGAATTTCCTGGCGGAACGCGATGATTTAAAAATTTACGAGCTTGCCAAGAAGGTTGAAAGCGTCATGGGCGTCATCAAAAATACCAATCCCGATATATTGGACATCTCCGTCGTCAGCAACACCGGCAAAGTCGTCTCGTTAAAGGGAACGATTACCGATGTTTACGATACGGAAAACATACCGGAGCAAGACGGTGCCGTCCACTATGCCGGGTTCCGAAAGGGCAGTCCCACGCTTGACCGGGACAAGTTCCTGTTCAGCATGAATATATTCTCGCTAGGCAATAGAATCCCGTACGGGGACAACGCCGGCTTTATGATGATCGGCCTTGATGTGCGTTCCATAAATAAGGAGATCGAAAAATACCCCCGCTTGGCCGGTACCAATTTTTATCTGTTTGACAACCGCGATCTGGTGTATTCCAACAGCAGCCAGGATGAGCATCTAATCCAGCTGATCAACGGCCCTTTGTTTAACAAGGATCAGGATCATATGGTTCTGGAAACGAATGCCGGCGCCCGTTATATCGTGCAATCCCATGTGCTGCCCGAAATTGGAGGCAAAATTGTGACGGCTACGCCAATCAGCCTGCTGACTAAGGGGCTTCAGCCTTTGAAAACGAAGAGCTACATTCTGGTTGTGTTCATGCTGCTGATTATATCCATTCCATACAGTATTCTAATGATGAACTTATTAAAGCCGCTGTCCAAGCTCATGACCTTCATGAAACAATTAAAGACCGGAAACTTGAATGTGCTGCATTCAAAGGTCCGACTGGAAGGCTATGCGGAAATCGAAATGATCTCGAACGAATTCAATACGATGCTCCAGCGGATCAATGGTTTAACGAATCAGCTGGTTCAATCCGATACCCAACTGTATCAATCCGAGCTGGAGAAACAGCGGTTGCAGTACGCCTTTCTTCAGAGCCAGATCAATCCGCATTTTCTAAGCAATACGCTGGATACGATGAAAGGGATCGCCATTTCGCAGGGCAGCAGAGAAACGTATGAGATGGCGGGTGCCTTAAGCCGGATGCTCCGGTACAGCATCAAGGGAGGGGATGAGGTCAGTCTCGGGGAAGAGCTTCAAATCGTAAACGCGTATATCACCATCTATCAGATAAGGTTCTCCGGCCGCTTTACGTATGGACTGGTCTGCCCAGAGGAGTTTTTGCCCCTCCTCATACCCAAGATGATCATCCAGCCGATCGTGGAAAATGCGCTCACGCACGGTCTTGAAACCTTGGGTGAAGGCGGGGCAGTACATATCCATGTGCACACCAACGATAATGGGGATCTTGTTGTCATGGTAAAAGATAATGGGATTGGAATGTCATCTGAGCGGCTGGAGCAGCTTAACCATCTTCTCCATACTGAGGGCAAGGACTCGATATTGAACGGACATATCGGGGTGGCTAACGTTCATCACCGCATCCAATTCAAATACGGCAGCGCTTATGGATTAAGACTTAAGAGTGAAACGGGAAAAGGAACCGAGGTAACCCTCATCTTTCCTTGCATTCTTCCCAATGGTACGTCCGCAAATAAATAG
- a CDS encoding response regulator transcription factor has translation MYKAIIVDDEKWIVEGIKAGVDWGAYGFEVVGSAENGLDALTMIDQLRPDVVFTDIKMPLMNGLELIKTGRERLPNTLFVVLSAHAEFAYAQKALNYGTFGYCLKPFEVEEIHNMLKRLSDVLSTRPQESVLPPSPELYEAICANETDLVKKIITRSEMNLHDKHKIQPLVIVVHGNKSPVISGTIKHLRFQMSPRRLGCLVYENETEVLIRSLLSNSKESWCSIGIGYALSDLSELSSSLEAASLASYGMFTTGKPGVFHAPPHTNPLIEEVLRNLSQAMEQKDRIQFSAAMNHARLQFRSGAFSIKDAYLIFTALMTLFYREGVSGSARVYEGYEQLSYHYGDADAMIDYLMEHTLGYLSEEQPGLKTEVSHKTIRKMLEFIHDNFTTEISIQSLSERFYLSPNYLCHLFKKEVGENFIEYISRLRIQYACKLLAETDLAIKHIGEKCGFNDYFYFTRIFKRIVSQTPTQYRESISG, from the coding sequence ATGTACAAAGCTATTATTGTAGATGACGAAAAATGGATCGTGGAAGGCATTAAAGCAGGAGTGGATTGGGGAGCATACGGGTTCGAGGTCGTCGGCAGTGCCGAAAACGGCCTGGATGCACTTACAATGATCGATCAGCTTCGTCCGGATGTCGTATTTACGGATATCAAGATGCCGCTGATGAACGGTCTTGAGCTCATCAAAACCGGCAGAGAACGGCTTCCGAATACATTATTTGTCGTGCTCAGCGCCCATGCTGAATTTGCGTACGCCCAGAAAGCCTTAAATTACGGGACGTTCGGCTACTGTCTTAAACCGTTCGAGGTTGAGGAAATTCACAATATGTTAAAGCGGCTGTCGGATGTACTATCGACGCGTCCGCAAGAATCAGTCCTGCCTCCTTCACCTGAACTCTACGAGGCGATCTGCGCCAATGAGACGGACCTGGTTAAGAAGATAATCACACGAAGCGAGATGAACTTACATGATAAACATAAAATCCAGCCTTTGGTTATCGTTGTTCATGGCAATAAGTCTCCCGTTATTTCGGGGACAATCAAGCATCTCCGCTTTCAAATGAGCCCCCGCCGGTTAGGCTGTCTCGTCTATGAGAATGAGACGGAAGTTTTGATTCGAAGCCTACTCTCTAACAGCAAAGAATCATGGTGCAGCATCGGAATCGGGTATGCCCTCTCCGACTTGTCCGAGCTCAGTTCTTCCTTAGAAGCGGCTTCTCTTGCATCGTACGGGATGTTTACAACCGGAAAACCCGGTGTATTCCATGCTCCTCCCCATACCAATCCCCTGATTGAAGAAGTACTTAGGAATTTATCGCAAGCAATGGAACAAAAGGATAGAATCCAATTCAGCGCTGCCATGAACCACGCCAGGCTCCAATTTCGCAGCGGAGCTTTCAGCATAAAGGATGCCTATCTCATCTTCACTGCTTTAATGACTTTGTTCTACAGGGAAGGCGTATCGGGCTCAGCCCGGGTGTATGAAGGATATGAACAGCTTTCATATCATTACGGGGATGCGGATGCCATGATTGACTACTTGATGGAGCACACGCTGGGCTACCTTTCGGAAGAACAGCCCGGACTCAAAACCGAGGTTTCCCATAAAACGATCCGAAAAATGTTGGAGTTTATCCATGACAACTTTACAACCGAAATCTCTATTCAGAGTCTTTCCGAGCGATTTTATCTGAGCCCCAATTATTTATGCCACTTATTCAAAAAAGAAGTCGGTGAAAACTTTATTGAGTATATCTCCCGTCTTCGGATCCAGTATGCCTGCAAGCTTCTTGCCGAAACGGATCTTGCGATCAAGCATATCGGAGAAAAATGCGGTTTTAACGATTATTTTTATTTCACCAGAATATTTAAACGGATCGTAAGCCAGACGCCCACCCAGTACAGGGAGAGCATATCCGGATGA
- a CDS encoding ABC transporter permease: MKSEKRLEAHPSKNALWSTIRQYKYHYLMLLPVVIWYLVFSYLPMYGVTLALKTFDFSKGILGSPWIGLDHFKTLLQDQEFWNAFENTVIISLAKLVIHFPLPIILAIVMNEFSRNRARKFFQTLFTFPHFISWVVLAGILTNILSNDGVYTQFLSLLGIEASSPLVNENEFRPMLYITHVWKEIGWDSIIYMAALAGINPDLYEAAEIDGASRFQRLRYIAWPGIKSTVAILFVLTIGGLMSLGGSFDQIFNLYSSPVYSVADTIDTYIYRTTFTVGADFGYMTAVGLLKSVINLVLLVLANMAVKRMGEQGLY, from the coding sequence ATGAAATCAGAGAAAAGATTGGAGGCGCACCCCTCTAAAAATGCTTTGTGGAGCACCATTCGTCAATATAAGTATCATTATTTAATGCTTCTTCCCGTCGTGATCTGGTACCTTGTATTTAGCTATTTGCCGATGTACGGGGTCACACTAGCTTTAAAAACGTTTGATTTCAGCAAGGGAATACTAGGAAGTCCTTGGATTGGGTTGGATCATTTCAAGACTCTCTTGCAGGACCAGGAATTCTGGAATGCCTTCGAAAATACCGTCATCATCAGCTTGGCGAAATTGGTCATCCATTTTCCGCTTCCGATCATTTTAGCTATCGTCATGAACGAGTTTTCGCGCAATCGAGCAAGGAAGTTCTTCCAGACGCTCTTTACGTTTCCGCACTTTATCTCATGGGTTGTCCTGGCGGGGATCCTTACCAATATTCTAAGTAATGACGGGGTATATACCCAGTTCTTGTCACTGCTAGGAATTGAAGCTTCGTCGCCGTTGGTCAATGAAAATGAGTTCCGGCCTATGCTTTACATTACCCATGTGTGGAAAGAGATTGGATGGGATTCCATCATTTATATGGCAGCGCTCGCAGGCATCAATCCGGATCTGTACGAAGCTGCCGAAATCGATGGAGCCAGCCGCTTCCAGCGTCTACGGTATATCGCTTGGCCGGGTATTAAGAGCACAGTAGCCATCCTGTTTGTACTTACGATTGGCGGCCTTATGAGTCTGGGAGGCAGCTTTGATCAAATTTTCAACCTGTACAGTTCACCGGTATATTCCGTAGCGGATACAATCGATACCTATATTTACCGGACCACTTTTACAGTCGGCGCTGATTTTGGTTATATGACAGCGGTCGGATTGCTGAAGTCGGTGATCAACCTGGTGCTTTTAGTGCTGGCGAACATGGCTGTGAAAAGAATGGGAGAACAAGGATTGTACTAG
- a CDS encoding carbohydrate ABC transporter permease — protein MEPTRAKKKMSTFDIVTYIILGFLALITFYPFYNVIIISFAKFDVISKSDLYWLPQSFDFSAYKVVLSDTKFWSSFLVTILVTIGGVIFSMVISVAGAYALSKKGMPGRNAVLTLILFTMFFNGGLIPFYLVVKEVGLINNILVMIIPAGINTMYLIIMKNYFSTIPDGLEESAKLDGANDMYILLKIIIPISMPFMATFGLFYAVERWNEWWHALIFISDADKAPLQIYLRNILITASSSLNSIAMTMAEQKNLTKVYTPSLQMASIVISCLPIMLVYPFLQKHFAKGVLVGSMKE, from the coding sequence ATGGAACCAACGCGAGCTAAAAAGAAAATGAGTACCTTCGATATCGTAACGTATATTATTCTGGGCTTTCTTGCACTAATTACTTTTTATCCTTTCTATAACGTGATCATCATTTCATTTGCTAAGTTTGATGTCATCAGCAAAAGTGATTTATACTGGCTGCCGCAATCCTTTGACTTCTCGGCCTATAAGGTTGTATTGTCGGATACGAAATTCTGGAGCTCGTTCCTGGTGACGATCTTGGTGACCATCGGCGGGGTGATCTTCAGTATGGTCATCTCGGTCGCGGGTGCTTATGCTCTCTCCAAAAAAGGAATGCCGGGAAGAAACGCGGTTCTCACGCTCATCTTGTTCACGATGTTTTTTAACGGGGGACTCATTCCCTTTTACCTGGTGGTAAAGGAAGTAGGCCTGATCAATAACATCCTCGTCATGATTATTCCAGCGGGGATTAATACGATGTACCTCATTATTATGAAGAATTATTTCAGCACGATTCCAGATGGCCTCGAAGAATCAGCCAAGCTGGACGGCGCGAATGATATGTATATTTTGCTCAAAATTATCATCCCGATTTCCATGCCGTTTATGGCAACCTTCGGTTTGTTCTATGCGGTGGAAAGGTGGAACGAGTGGTGGCATGCCCTCATCTTTATCAGTGATGCAGACAAGGCCCCGCTGCAGATTTACCTTCGAAATATCTTGATTACGGCCAGCTCTTCATTAAATAGCATTGCTATGACCATGGCCGAGCAGAAAAATTTGACGAAGGTATACACCCCGAGTCTCCAGATGGCCAGCATCGTGATTTCCTGTTTGCCGATCATGCTGGTATACCCGTTCCTGCAGAAACACTTCGCCAAGGGCGTCCTTGTCGGATCCATGAAAGAATAA
- a CDS encoding extracellular solute-binding protein, whose product MQKLRKFSTLTIILVLMAGLFAGCGTKEASNQEPDSNGGTSSGTAASDDPFKEHLEISVGFWDIDTIAPKFQEDQIFQDVMKKFNITIKPVNVTWDDYVQKYQMWAASGQLPDIFATDAIGTQYYRNWVNQGIVKALPEDLSAYPNLKEYFETPDIKGLSEDGKFYNVPRRMFPTVQWSVLDRPVLYRWDLAQQAGITKEPETWDEFKAMLQAIVDQDPEGKGVTGLTSSTVKMLGGFFWLYGNAAATSDGSGSDFKWIKEDGKFIPAVFSKNALPALQNMREMYDNQLVDPDIALTKPDSAYDKFVSGKSAALLMGGGFKGIDQNVYEKRWKTAYPDVEFTEAVKVLKPLKGPDGERYHPVFKTYWSESYFNAKMDDKKLDRILRLYDYILSEEGSTLLTYGIEGEDYKLEGDKKVPLHEESLMLKYPAINTLLNLVTYNTSDTYAMDNPTIANKKIRQEAVDFIDWSIQNSKVPDYDIRLTYLSTPTKDKFSVLDHDDLLKVMLSKEPVEQVWSGIVNNYKSKGLDQMIEEVNAKAKESGIE is encoded by the coding sequence ATGCAAAAGCTGCGTAAATTCAGCACGCTGACCATCATCCTGGTGCTGATGGCAGGATTGTTTGCTGGATGCGGTACAAAGGAAGCTTCAAATCAGGAACCCGACAGCAATGGGGGGACCAGCTCGGGCACAGCGGCCAGTGATGATCCGTTCAAGGAACATCTCGAAATTTCGGTTGGTTTTTGGGATATCGACACGATTGCTCCCAAGTTTCAAGAGGATCAAATTTTTCAGGATGTTATGAAGAAATTCAATATCACCATCAAGCCTGTAAACGTGACATGGGATGACTATGTACAAAAATATCAGATGTGGGCCGCTTCCGGCCAGCTTCCGGATATTTTCGCAACCGATGCCATCGGAACCCAATACTACAGAAACTGGGTCAATCAGGGGATCGTTAAAGCGCTTCCTGAGGACCTGTCCGCTTACCCGAACTTGAAAGAGTATTTCGAAACACCAGATATTAAAGGATTGAGTGAGGACGGGAAATTCTATAACGTTCCGAGACGTATGTTCCCTACGGTTCAGTGGAGCGTACTTGATCGCCCTGTGTTGTACAGATGGGACCTTGCCCAGCAAGCAGGTATCACCAAGGAGCCTGAAACCTGGGATGAATTCAAAGCCATGCTGCAAGCGATTGTAGACCAAGATCCGGAAGGCAAAGGGGTTACAGGTCTTACATCCTCTACGGTTAAAATGCTAGGCGGATTCTTCTGGTTGTACGGTAATGCTGCGGCAACAAGCGACGGCAGCGGAAGCGATTTCAAATGGATCAAGGAAGACGGGAAGTTCATACCGGCTGTATTCAGCAAAAACGCACTTCCTGCCCTGCAAAACATGAGAGAGATGTATGACAATCAATTGGTAGACCCGGATATCGCGTTGACTAAACCGGATTCCGCGTATGATAAATTTGTTTCCGGTAAATCAGCAGCACTGCTTATGGGTGGAGGATTTAAAGGCATTGATCAGAACGTTTATGAGAAGCGCTGGAAAACAGCTTACCCCGATGTAGAATTCACGGAAGCCGTCAAAGTATTGAAGCCGTTAAAAGGCCCGGACGGCGAACGGTATCATCCTGTATTTAAAACCTATTGGTCCGAAAGCTACTTTAACGCCAAGATGGATGATAAGAAGCTGGACCGTATTCTGAGACTGTACGATTATATTCTTTCCGAGGAAGGTAGCACATTGCTGACTTACGGGATCGAGGGCGAGGATTACAAGCTGGAAGGGGACAAGAAGGTTCCTTTACACGAAGAGAGCCTGATGTTGAAGTATCCAGCAATTAACACCCTGTTGAACCTGGTTACTTATAACACTTCGGATACTTATGCAATGGATAACCCAACGATTGCTAACAAAAAGATCAGACAGGAAGCGGTTGACTTTATTGACTGGAGTATTCAGAACTCCAAAGTACCGGATTATGATATCCGCCTGACCTATCTGTCTACTCCGACCAAGGATAAATTCAGCGTGCTGGATCATGATGATCTGCTGAAGGTCATGCTGAGCAAAGAGCCGGTAGAGCAGGTTTGGAGTGGTATTGTGAATAACTACAAATCCAAAGGACTCGATCAGATGATAGAAGAGGTTAATGCCAAAGCGAAAGAATCCGGCATTGAATAA